The genomic window GACACACACTGCGACAGAGGGTGTGTGAGGGAGTGGGGGAGACAGGGAGTGTTGTCAGAGTGTATGtgtgagggagtgagggagagtgtgtcagttgtgtgtgtgtgagagggagagaaggagagtgtgtcagtgtgtgtatgtgtgtgtgtgtgagggagagtgtgtcagactgtgtgtgtgtgtgagggagagtgtgtcagtttgtttgtgtgagggagtgggggagagaggaagagtgtgtcagtgtgtgtatgtgcatgtgtgtgagggagagtatgtcagactgtgtgtgtgagggagagtgTGTCAGTATGTATGTGTGCTTGACTCCTGACTGCAGGGCACTGAATGCTgccagtgcatgtgtgtgtgagggagagtgtgtgtgtgagggagagtgtgtgtgtgtgagggagagtgtgtcagactgtgtgtgtgtgtgtgagggagtggGGAAGAGTGTattagactgtgtgtgtgtgtgtgtgtgtgagggagagtgtgtgtgtgagggagagtgtgtcagactgtgtgtgtgtgtgtgtgtgtgtgtgactcctgaccgcagggcactgagcgctgccAGTGCGTGGGCACCACCCTCACTGCGTCGTGCTGTCAGGGCTGATAAGACACCGCCCTGCCCTCCGCCACAGGCAGCTCTCAGAGACAGAGCCGCTCCGGGACTCCCTCCCCACCCCGAGCCCCGCCACAGCCCCACTGCCACCCACACCCCCCGAGACTCCGGCAGCAGTGAGAAGGGTCGGCCCGGCGGAGCACAGCGCAGACAGCTCTCACGCCCCGCCGGAGCACGCCAGCGCGTCGTTACAGCGCAGCGTAGGGGCGGCTCATCCGCAGCCTCCAACCAAGTGCGAACGCCTGGATGTTTCGTGTCCTGAGATCCACACGCGTGTgatcaaatgaaaacaatgcCCCGACTCAAGAGCAGAGCCGAAGGTCGCCAACTGGGACCGATTCAGCTTCCTGACTGAAGGACCGGTCCGTTTCCAGCACACGCAAAGCGCAGCAGCCCGGCGGACACGCTGCGGCTCTCCTCACTCTTACCCCCGTTGATTCACTGCACACTGGAACTGTTTCTTTAGTGAAAAGGTTTTAAATGGAGATACAGTCCAGTATAGTTTAGTAAACAATAGTGCAGCGCAGTGATGTAAACGGGTCCTCTGACCGGATATGACCCCCAAGTGCGTGTCCAGTTTCAGTGCGTTTCAGTCCGGGTCGGTGAGAGAGCAGCCTGCAGCGAGGGCAGGCGTGTGCGGCATGGCTGTGAACACGGGTTCAGAGAcgcacactacacactacactgGGCACTGTACCTTCAGCCACAGAACCTGTTTGGGCCTCCCTGCCCTGCGTCCCCACACCGCACCATGAGATGTGCCAtgatacaataacaataacacgcACACGGAAGCATGCAGCAATCAGAGGGAGGACCTTCATCCACTGCTACAGCCGAGGGAGACAGCGTGGTGCTGAGCAGAAGAGTGGATCATGTGATCTGTGTCAGAGCAACAGTGCGCTGGGGTTTATCTGGTTAAAAAGCAAAGCAAGCAAGAAGCCCAAACGCCAGCGCCCGGCAGAGGATTAGGGGACAATGAGTGGTCACACCCGGGCCTGATGCCTCCACAGCGGGGCTGTCTGCTGCGTCTGCACTTCATACAGAAATAATACTGGTGGGGATGGATGGGTGAGGTGACTGCACGCACGGCACAGAAATGcacattaatttacagacatctGGCACAAACTGGAGCCAAAAATGATCAGTATTGATTGTCATTACTGCATTGTAATTATCATCATCCCCACCGCTTACCTCCCCACGAAGTTCTCCAGCACCGAGCTCTTGCCGGCGCTCTGGCCGCCCACCACGGCGATCTGGGGCAGGTCGAGGTTGCAGCTCTGCCCGATGGTGCTGAAGGCGTCCTGGAGCCGGTTGACCAGCGGGATCAGGTCTTCCATCCCCCGGTTCCCCATGGCGGCACGGCCGGGCTCGGGGGGTCAGGAGCGGCAGCGGGACGGGCGGCGAGATCACTGAGCGGCCGAGGCAGCCCCCTCAAACCATCCAGAGACGCGGGGCCGAGCGGCTCGGTTCGGCTggtgcggagagagagagagggagggagggagggagggagggagagagagagagagagagagagggagagccgTCAGCGCTACCTGCAGATGAACTGccgtgttattgttattgttgtatttatgtattgattatcCTGTATTAacgtgtgattgtgtgattattAGAGAAGCTCTTTATTGCACAGAACCGGATTCCTCTCTGCGCGGCGTTAACGCCACCATTGTGATGATCAGTAACGATCATTAttcttattatcattattagtgTCATTATTTTGATCATGCATTACCTTGAGAAAGCACTCGCTCTCGCTGCACACGGCCGGTTCTGTCCTCCTCACACGGGCAGCCGCTGGCCCGGACCCCGGCCCGGTTCCGCCGGGTTGGACTCGCTGGTCCCGCCGGTCCGGTTCTGGGTCGCGCTGCTCAATGACACGCCCGGCTCTGCGGTGCCCTTGGGCTCACACGGCGGCTGCGACGCGGCGTGCGGTCCGCTCTGGCCCGGTTCGGCTCGGTTCGCTGTCAGTTCCCCGACCGAGAGCCCGAGCTCCTCTCTGTGACAGCTAGCGGTTTCTTTTCCGCGCAGGCGCACTGTGAAGAGCAGGGAGCCACGCCCCGAGAGCAGACTGACAGCTCGGAGACCAATGGGAGGAGGGGACCGCCGCCTCGTCGCTCTCGGCCCCGCCCCCTGCCCGCTGGGGTATATAACCCACGCCCACGGAGCCTGGCCGCCAGTCCCGCCCTCTGTTTACAGCGGACTGCAGTTCTGCCGCAAGCCTGACTCATATAAATACCGAGCCGAGCGGCCAAACCAGCAGAGATCGGCTGCCACGGCCACAAAATCACAGCAGCCCAGTCCTGGGCACTTCACAGTggcactacacactcacacagacacatcaTTGCCGCAAAGCCACTTCACTCACAAGCACACATCTATATGCCACACGCCTGTCATGGTCTGTTTCTTATGTAATTGGGGCCTGAGGGGTGAACCGTGAGAGCCCAGAGAGAGCGACACAGAGGCAGGAGAGAggatgatagaggagagagagagagagggaaggagggggaTATGTGTGAGCTGGGTGGCTGGGTGGCTCTCTCAAATACCTTCTGATAAATAAAAAAGCGATTGAGAAAACAGCAGTCAGTTACAGGAGGTAAACAGCCGCACAAGCACAGAGCCCCGATTGGCCGCTGGGCCGGAGTCCCGCCCACCCTCTCCGAGACGGAGACGCTCGGAGCACAGACACGTCCACGGGACCCTGCCAGCGACTGGGCTGTGACTCCTGCTGCAGCTGCAACCGTGTCACACTGTGATGGAGGGACGGagaggtggggagggggggatgaAGGGAGAGAGATAGGAAAAGGGGAAAACTAGataagagagggagggagacagagagttcATCCTGGCTGAAGAAGGGAGTCacaggagagaggggagagaggcagaggacagggtgtgtgtgtgtgtgtgtgatgggggAGCAGTAATGGACCAGAATGAGGCACAGACGGACAGTTTTAGGAACAGGGCAGTTTACTGGACACTCTGTAACCCTGCACAGCTCACACAACCCCCCATTCATGGACAGTCAGCTGATGGGTGGGACGTAGGGACTGCAGGTACACAGAATACTGAAGCTTcttccatccctctctctctccctcccctgtGTCGCTCAACTCTGCCCTCGATCTCTCTCTCAGGCGATGTGCAGGTTGTCCAGCAGGGCCGCGATGTCGAggctggggggtggggagggctGGTTTTTGTCCCCCAGCACCCCCTGCAGGGTACGGGCGGCACGGCGCAGGGCAGGAGGgctggggggggcgggggtggtgTCGGCGTCCCCCCCCCGCAGGCACAGCAGCACCTCGTTCACCTCGCCCTCGATGTCCCGGGACAGGACGCAGGGGAACAGCCCTCGCACTCGCGCCACCACCCCCTCCCTCCGCACGGAGTCCCGGCACACCAGGTTCAGCATGAACACACCTGcgggggaggagagaggaaagagagaTTATTGACTTGTGatttctctaaattgccctggataagggtgacttgtaattaatcaattaaaccaatcaatcaattataATGGGTGATGAAGGGGATGGCAGGAGCTGGGGGTGATGAAGGGAAGGGAGGAAGCGGGAAGCGGGACAGAGTGGCAGCAGAATGAGCAGGTgagggagaggggaagggaggaTGGTAGAGAGAGGGGATAAAGAGAGAGAACGAGGGAGCTGCACAGGGGGGGCGGCAGTGGGGCACGCCATTACCTCTGGGGGTGAGCAGATCCCGGACTCTCTCCAGGAAGGGTGTCTCCACAAAGGCAGGCGGAGGGCAGCTCATGCCCAGAGAGGGGTCCTTGCTGTCCACGTCGAACATGATGACATCATAGGAGTGACCGCCTGCAGGGGGACAGGCCACAGTGTGAGCCATGTGACagtgattgagagagagagagagtgagagagagagtaagagagtgagagagtgactgGCAGAGCTGTGATTAAAAGCTACTGTTGTTTAAGCGGAAATACAACCAGAAACTAACCTctgctgacccctgacccctgaccccataCTGACCCTGGCTGTACAGCTTGTTGATGTGCTCCAGGCCGTCCCCCAGCATGACACTCAGACGCTCGTCCGGCTCGAGCCCGAACCAGTCCCGCGCCACATCCAGCACCACCGGGTCCAGCTCCACCACCTCCACCCGCGCCCCCGGGACCCAGTCACGCACGAACTGGGGCAGGCCCCCCCCACCCAGCCCCACCAGCAGCACTGACACTGGGGCATctggggatatatatatatatatatatagagagagagagagagagagagagagagagagagagagtgtcacaGTCAGTCTgatacagacagagacagggacacaaaataaaacattaaaccaAAGCGCAATAGGACTCCATCTCCCAGCATGCTCTGCACCTGTGAGAGGGGCGTGTCCGAGGCACAGCAGCGCCAGCCCAGCCACCATGACTCGGTGGTGAGCGCAGCACAGGAACCGCCGGTCCACCTGGGCAGGGCCGGGCTTGGGGGGCACGGCGGGGGGcttctttttcttgttcttcttaAGTGAGGGAGCTGCAGGATGGGACAGGAgacggggagggagagagggatagatAGAGATTGGCAGGATtggggagaggaaaaaaaggagGGAGGGGGCTTTTAGAAACTTCTGGATCTATGAAATACTGTTCCCCAGCACACAGTACCATCCCCCCCCCCGCATCGCTCTCCTGCTCCCCTCCCCCTTACCGCCGGGCTCCGTCAGCCGGCTCTCGGACTGCACCACTCCCTCGTTGTCGATGAAGACGAGTCTGCGGAAGAGCCCCCCGTCCTCTCCGCGCACGTCCTCCACCGCCAGCTCCCCACTGAGTGCGCTCCGGCCGCGGTGCACCACGGCACGCCACCCCACACCTCCGCCCACTGACAGGAAGGGCACctggggggaagagagagagagagagagggagcgcaAAGTTAAATAacagacataagaacataagaacataagaaagtgtccaatcgagaggagcccattcgccccatcgtgctcgtttggtgtccattaataactgagtgatcaaggatcctatccagtctgtttttgaatgttcccaaattgtctcttcagccacatcgctggggagtttgttcagattgtgacgcctctctgtgtgaagaagtgtctcctgttttctgtcttgaatgccttgaagcccaatttccatttgtgtcccgggtgcgtgtgtccctgctgatctggaaaagctgctctggtttgatgtggtcgatgcctttcatgattttgaagacttggatcaagtccccacgtagtctcctctgttccagggtgaaaaggttcaggtcctcagtctctcagtaggacgttcccttcagacctggaataagtctggttgctctcctctgaactgcctctagagcagcgatatctttcttgaagtgtggagcccagaactgtccacagtatccagatgagctctaactagtgcattgtacagtctgaacatcactgctcttgttctcaattctacacttttgacaatataccctagcattgtgtttgcctttgttattgcttccccacattgtttggctggagaaagtgaggagtccacatagactcctaggtctttctcatgcgttacttcatctagctctgttcctcccatagtgtaattatagtggacatggaCAGCCCCAccctctctgacacacacacacactttacctGCTGATTGGTGGGCATGCCAGGAGGGGCCAGCTCCATGACCATGGGCGAGAGCTCTGATTGGACAGCCTGCATGTCACTGTACTGCTGGTCCCGGTGCATGGCCACGACAACCAGCCTGCGGAAGCCCGCACTCAGCGCCAGCTGGCCACGCCCCTCCTCGGAACTGTACAGCCAATCAGACTCCCGGCCCTGGGGCACTGCGGGGAGACACCGGCCAATCAAACAACCCATCCGCCTGTCAATCAGGttgtgtccgtctgtctgtatttctgtctaTGTGTCAGATGGTTTGCGAAGGTGTGTCTCTCGGTctggtcagtcagtgtgtctgtaggttagtgtgtcagtctgtctgagtgtttgtgtgtcagtgtgcctgTCTGTCCGTGTGTCTGTAGGTCAGcgtgtcagtgagtcagtctGCGTGTCCGTGTGGGTGTCCGTCGGAGCGTTTATATCTCAGTGCTTCAGTCTGTCTGAGTGTTTATATCTCAGAacgtcagtctgtctgtgcgtTTATATCTCAgcgcatctgtctgtctgtctgtctgtgcgttTATATCTCAGTgcgtcagtctgtctgtgcgtttatatctcagtgtgtcagtctgtatgTGCGTTTATATCTCAGTGCgtcagtctgtgtgtttgtatctcggtgcgtcagtctgtctgtctgtgcgttTAGATCTCAGTgcgtcagtctgtctgtgcatTTATATCTCAgtgcatctgtctgtctgtctgtctgtgcgttTATATCTCAGTgcgtcagtctgtctgtctgtgtttataTCTCAGCgcgtcagtctgtctgtctgtgtttataTCTCAGCgcgtcagtctgtctgtctgtgtttataTCTCAGCgcgtcagtctgtctgtctgtgtttataTCTCAGCgcgtcagtctgtctgtgcagTTAAATCCCAGTGCGtcaatctgtctgtctgtacgtTTATATCTCAGTGCgtcagtctctgtgtgtgtgtgtttatatctcAATgcgtcagtcag from Amia ocellicauda isolate fAmiCal2 chromosome 19, fAmiCal2.hap1, whole genome shotgun sequence includes these protein-coding regions:
- the mettl13 gene encoding eEF1A lysine and N-terminal methyltransferase, which gives rise to MSLLPRSAGEFSSAEYWERFFSRRGDQAFEWYGGYTELCGVLHKYIKPQDEVLVVGCGNSELSEQLWDVGYKRLTNIDLSATAIANMQQRNRSRRPGLLFLRADATQTGMEAGRFRAALDKGTLDAMASEERGQDGEKPEDGKGGQAGRMLAEVGRVLCVGGRYVCVTLAQEHVLQLAVEHFAGEGWAVRVHCLGGQEAESDSSSFALPVFVLVCTKFRQPPPTPLLELCQGEDGPPCRLAAVAELLAAVRDCQAYALLRSRLRHNTDPTPCPALTLCHTPSGRARFTLNVVDCPPTVRPPRDHHFAIFIVPQGRESDWLYSSEEGRGQLALSAGFRRLVVVAMHRDQQYSDMQAVQSELSPMVMELAPPGMPTNQQVPFLSVGGGVGWRAVVHRGRSALSGELAVEDVRGEDGGLFRRLVFIDNEGVVQSESRLTEPGAPSLKKNKKKKPPAVPPKPGPAQVDRRFLCCAHHRVMVAGLALLCLGHAPLTDAPVSVLLVGLGGGGLPQFVRDWVPGARVEVVELDPVVLDVARDWFGLEPDERLSVMLGDGLEHINKLYSQGGHSYDVIMFDVDSKDPSLGMSCPPPAFVETPFLERVRDLLTPRGVFMLNLVCRDSVRREGVVARVRGLFPCVLSRDIEGEVNEVLLCLRGGDADTTPAPPSPPALRRAARTLQGVLGDKNQPSPPPSLDIAALLDNLHIA